A genomic region of Jaculus jaculus isolate mJacJac1 chromosome 10, mJacJac1.mat.Y.cur, whole genome shotgun sequence contains the following coding sequences:
- the LOC101599291 gene encoding elongin-C-like yields the protein MDREEQTYGGCEGSDAMYVKLMSSDGHEFIVKREYALTPGTIKAMLSGPGQFAENETSEVNFREILSHVLSKVFLKNICMYLTYKVRYINSSTEIPELPIAPEIALELLMAANFLDC from the exons ATGGATAGGGAGGAGCAAACCTATGGTGGCTGTGAAGGCTCTGATGCCATGTATGTCAAATTAATGTCTTCTGATGGTCACGAATTTATTGTGAAAAGAGAATATGCACTAACACCGGGAACCATAAAAGCCATGTTGAGTGGGCCGGGtcagtttgctgagaatgaaacCAGTGAGGTCAATTTTAGAGAGATACTTTCACATGTGCTCTCAAAAGTAt ttttaaaaaatatatgcatgtatttaacCTACAAGGTTCGCTACATTAACAGCTCTACCGAGATTCCCGAACTCCCAATTGCACCTGAAATTGCACTGGAACTGTTGATGGCTGCCAACTTCCTagattgttaa